CACAAATGAGGAAAGTCAGGTGGATTCTGCATTCATAAAGAACAAACCTCTACATTTAAATTATTACATtccttaattatttattttatttgatttattttaccaTTTTAAACACAATATAACCACACATGTGGATACAGTACAATGACCTTAAAATAATCAAGGATGACACAAAAAAGTTAGTTATTTCTATTATGGTCCTCTTGAAAATACATGAAAACATAATACTTTACCGGTCAAAttttttagaacacctactcattcaagggtttttctttatttctactattttctatattgtagaataatagtgaaaacatcaaaactatgaaatcatagtagtgtagtaaccaaaaaagtgttaaacaaatcaaaatacattttagatttgagatacttcaaatagtcaccctttgctttgatgacagctttgcacactcttggcattctctcaaccagcttcacctggaatgcttttccaacagtcttgaaggagttcccacatatgctgatcacttgatggctgctattccttcactctgcggggcgactcatcccaaaccatctcaatttgctTAAtttcgggggattgtggaggccaggtcatctgatgcagcactatcactctccttcttggtcaaatagcccttccacagcctggaggtgtgttgggtcattgtcctgttgaaaaacaggacaatgccataatatggacttagccctatttggtaaaagaccatcttcttatccccccccccccaccaccttgtcacaacacaactgattggctcaaacgcattaagaaggaaagaaattccacaaatgaacttttaacaaggcaaagttgtcatgaaggcaaagggtgggtatTTGAagtatattttaatattttttggttactacatgattccatatgtgttatttcatagttttgaggtcttcactattattctacaatgtagaaaaaagtacaaatgaagaaaacccttgaatgagtaggcgtgtccaaacttttgaccagtagtgtatacaCAAGATTACAACATAAAAACAAAATACATCTCAAATAAATGCCATCAATAGGGAGAAACATACACAAACAGTACATAGCGTAACTAATGATACAGGTAGGCCATGCATTTTCTGTAAGCAGAACATTATTTAATGATGAAGACAGGATCATGACTCCTCATCAGCTCAAcagattttatataattttatgaCTTGTTCTTTCTCCCAAAAATACAAAATTTGAGCAAATTGTTTGATGTCTCGATTAGGAAGAATGTTGTCCAACGTGATAAGGGCATTGGTGTGTTGTTAGTAAGCAGTTCACAGATTATGTCTTGTGTCATTTGCGAGGAAATTATGTCATGTTAGGTGAACTCTACTTGTTTTTTAGGTTTGGGCTACGGTTATTAAGAGTTTACTAATCAACAAAGTCCCCGGATTTAACTCCCTTCATAACAATTACATTCAAATTAATAGATTGACGAATAGAAAGTATAGTTATTCAAATAAAAGTGGACAATCCATATCAGAGACCGTAAACTGACACCAAGTTTTGTTGATTAATAAAGTATGAAGTGTATTTCAGACTTAGGGATCCGATTAGGTATCAGACCTGGAGGTCAAACATGTTCACAAGGGCTGCGTTCACACACACAATTCTGAtttttttttccactaattggtcttttgaccaatcacatcagatcttttcacatcagatctttttcagagctgatctgattagtGAAAATAACATcacaattgggctgcctgtctaaacgcagccaatGTGCCCACGTCTGAGTTCAGCTCTGTCAGGCACATAATACATggcatcagaggaggctggtgggaggagctataggagtacAGGctaattgtaatggctggaatggaataaatggaatggagtccAACACGtagtttccatgtgtttgttaccattccattgattccattctagccattacaatgacaagtcctcctatagctcctcccaccagcctcccacCAACCCTGCATGGTGTGCACTGTAGCCTTTGTATCTCAGATTTCATGTCTCCCAAATCTCATCAGAGTTGGCTTGTGCTGTGCATCATGAAACTCAATCCCTGTTTAAACTACACAATGTTCCTCAAGTCAAAGAAGCTATTAATTAGGCATATATTAATAGATGTTCTAACATGATTCATGAGTTCAGATATAATATAAAGACGCAGAAAACTGTACTTTAAAAGCTAGTAAAAAGCTTTAATCCAACACAAATCAATCAAGTTCAAGCATTACCTTTGGTGCCCACAGGAAATAAATACACTGCAGCTGTAAGCAACAAAATAACATACAATATTGAGTTAGATACTGATATCAAATCTTCAGTAAACCATAGCAGCAAATTGTTTAAGTTCCTATTGAGAAGAATATCCACATCTATCAGCGCATAATCATTCAATGTTAAAAAGGACTTATGTCTCCTTAGTTCTGTATGGTTCCACCTCAGATGACGTCACACCAACAGGGTGATGATAACACCATCGTCCTGCCCTTGCCACAGCATCTCCCCCTTGAACGCCACCTTCCCATGCCTCCTGGCTCTCAGAAGAATCCCCACCACCTTGTCAGAGATGCGTACGTATCTATCAAACAGTTCTCTGAAAGTGACGCGGGTCTTCCCGTCGGGATCTGGATCGTTCATAGTCCTGATCACATAGCACATGTCGGCTATCTCACCGTGGATGTGTTGCTCGGCTCGCCTGGCCCGTTCGGCTGTTTTCGTGCCTTCTTTGGGACGTCCGTAACCCTCCTCGCCCTTGCGGAGGCGTAGGGACATGGAGTATTCATAGTCAAAGTCATCACTGAAGGGGTTGAGCTTCTGGTTGACGGTGTGCGTCGAGGACCAGTTCTGCCAGCGGCTCTTCAGATCGCCCACGGCACTGTACTTCCTTGAGAGAGCGTTGATCCTGTTGGCGTCATCCAACTCCTTTCTGCCCCTGTGAAGGACAACCACaaaaatatttaccaaaaaaTGAAACAGTCATCAATCATGGCAACATCTATTTCCACTGTAAATCTCGGAACAGTTTTTGCGCTCTACCGCTTTATTTGCGcagaaatgtgctgtataaaaaTTATATAGGTGTATTAGCATGATCCTTGACATATTTGGGGGCAATGTTCAATGACGGGTTGTCATGCACCATCACTTGTACATGAAGAAAGAACATTGAACTCACACTGAGATGGAGGGTATTTTGACCCTCACCCATGACTCAATTTTCCCTTTTGGTGAGACGCTGTCATTGTCCCTCTGCTTGGCCTCCCCGGATGACCCAGTGCTATCTGTCTTTACAGGTTTAgaggtgtctgtctgtccaggtttagagctgtctgtctgtccagcttCAGTGTTGTTTGTCTGTCCAGGTTCAGTGCTGTTTGTCTGTCCAGGTTCAGTGCGGTTTGTCTGTCCTGGTTTAGAGCTGTCTATCTGTCCAGGTTTACCTTGACCGCTCTCTGCCTCAAGGGCCCTTTCCTCTGCCTCAGAGTACCGACTATCCTCTGTGTCCACGCTACAGGTGCGCCCATCTCCAAATTCTCCCTCTGTCGGTACATTCTGCTCCTTCTCCTTCCAGCTGCAGGTCAGCTCCAACACATCGGAGCACTTTCTGCGGAGTGTGGGCGACTCCCTCTTGCTCAGCATTCTGTCTATCTCCTCCCCTGGTGGTGGAGCCTCCTTACAAATCCGCTTGGTCAGAAATGTAATGCGCACACTCCTCTCCTGAATGCTGCTGGTCACAGTCTTCACCACCTGCTTGGTCTTGATCCGGGACTCTCCTTGAAGCACTAGCAGAGTCTTCCTTTTATCCACCGATTGGGAAGGAGGAGAACTGCCTTGGGACTCCTGCTGGTCAGCTGAAGGGTTGTTCTGATCAACAGGTAGGTTGGTGCCAGTGGTGAGATCCTGACTGCGACAAACCCTCTTCTCCCAAGTTGCTAATTTAGTGGTGCTTGGCGTCTTTGGTGGTTCGTCCCAAAGCTCTCTTAGGGCGTCAGGAGCCCAGCCCACAGGCTCCTTGGCCTACTTGTCCTTGACTTTGGACACCCAGTTCTGCCAGCTCCGGGTCAAGCTGGGCACCATGCAGATGGTGCGCAGCTTCTTGATGTTCTTGTTGGTGGAAGGCTTCCTCTGGCCAGCCAGTGCAGTCAGTGTCAGGTTAGGCTTTTTTTTAATGTTCTACTCTTGCCAGACTAGTTGCTTATGTTCATgaagcttctctctctttctctgtgggaCTGTCTCTCTGACCCTAATTGCCTGCCCTGTTGCCTTCTACCCTAACTCTGGCTTAAAATGGGAGGTGTGAACTCTACATGACGTTGTAAAGTATTTGAGACATCCCCGCCTCCCCGCTGATCGTCTTTCCCTGGCACTTGCCAACCTAGAGGGATTGGTATGCTCACATTTCCTCACAGACCATGGGCCATATCTGGAGGTAAACAGGGCAACAGAGCAAAGGTGCACTAAGCTCTTAAAGGACCGGCGCAGACGTGTGGCTAACTGCCTAGACAAATGCAAAGACTAGCTGATCTATAAAGCTTGTTTGGATGTGACGCCTCAACGCGGTCCGTCTTTGTTTGGTGTGAGGAATACATGGGGATGCATCACTGCCTACTCTCACGACTTGCATTGTGTTCTCAGGGAAACCATGCTTGTGTACTGCCCCCAGACTGTAATCTACGCATTATTCATGATCAATTCCCAATTTGACATGACAACCACAAAGTCCATACAGTTACTGTATATGGAGGCCTAAGGGTATCCTTTTGTACATTATATTGCAAAAATAACATACAATCAGTATATTACACAGCGAGAGCAAACATGTATGAGATGAATCCACATTTGCATGTTCAATGATggtattactcgccaatgtcacTACATGACACTGGTGGTGATTGCTGATCACAACTCCGAAGCCAAACTGCCTGTGCAGTATATCACATGTCAGACGACAATGCAGCAGCTGCTGTCTAGAAAAGAGCTATCAAAACACTGCCAGTAGTTCAGATGACCTTGTAGACGATAATGAGCAAATCCCATAGAAGCAATCCTGTTTAACGGTGTCAATCCAGTTGGGTGGCTTGTCTGGCCGCATGTGTCACCAGTATTTGTGTTGGCGAAAGGCGTGAAGTGTCATGTAAACTAGACGCTGAAATGACATCGATGCCCAGTGGACAATCAATCAAGTCAAGCTCAGGTTCAAAACAGGTCagtgacagacagaaagacagtgaGGGTTTGGTGCAATACAGAAAGATACAATTGGATTCGACAGCATCTGTCAAAGAGATCACCTAGCAGAAACGCACAAGAGAACATTAGCTTACAGCACAGCTCAAATTCTGCTCTAGCTTGCACGTTTGCTGCCAGCGCCAGGTTCCatttccataaacacaaacacttACTGCATTGTCACCTGAACAGATCGATTGATGATATATGTCCGCACCGTGCATGCCATGCAAATATACTGTATGGAGTGTGCTTAGGCAAGAAGCTGAGAGCAGCTACACCTGCACAGGCAGTTTTTGTGGGTCACGGGGACCAGAGGGTGGTGtcaaagacaggaggagacattTGACCCATGGACCAAAGGCACACGGACTCTAACCAGGAAAGAATGTGATACCTGGAGAAGACGAGGAGCTCCTGCTTACGCATGTAGGGTTTAGTCTTGCAATGCACCTGGTAGAGAGATCAAAGTTTAGAAACAGGGAGGGCGGGGGAGCACTGACTCTGGCATTGCACCCAGTGCTTCAAGACTCTACATTTCATGTTAGAAAGTGGGCATGTGAGTTTTAG
This region of Salvelinus namaycush isolate Seneca chromosome 32, SaNama_1.0, whole genome shotgun sequence genomic DNA includes:
- the abrab gene encoding LOW QUALITY PROTEIN: actin binding Rho activating protein b (The sequence of the model RefSeq protein was modified relative to this genomic sequence to represent the inferred CDS: substituted 1 base at 1 genomic stop codon), whose protein sequence is MSILLGQIASLAPVLQKATAAMDGFQMLSTRICRRLWKADDTQLSTEVVPGGSVKRKPSTNKNIKKLRTICMVPSLTRSWQNWVSKVKDKXAKEPVGWAPDALRELWDEPPKTPSTTKLATWEKRVCRSQDLTTGTNLPVDQNNPSADQQESQGSSPPSQSVDKRKTLLVLQGESRIKTKQVVKTVTSSIQERSVRITFLTKRICKEAPPPGEEIDRMLSKRESPTLRRKCSDVLELTCSWKEKEQNVPTEGEFGDGRTCSVDTEDSRYSEAEERALEAESGQGKPGQIDSSKPGQTNRTEPGQTNSTEPGQTNNTEAGQTDSSKPGQTDTSKPVKTDSTGSSGEAKQRDNDSVSPKGKIESWVRVKIPSISVGRKELDDANRINALSRKYSAVGDLKSRWQNWSSTHTVNQKLNPFSDDFDYEYSMSLRLRKGEEGYGRPKEGTKTAERARRAEQHIHGEIADMCYVIRTMNDPDPDGKTRVTFRELFDRYVRISDKVVGILLRARRHGKVAFKGEMLWQGQDDGVIITLLV